Within the Flavobacteriales bacterium genome, the region GAATAGGGCGAAGTAATTTGGCGGCCCATAATTCTAACCGTACTCTACATGAAATTCAAGTATCTTTCTTTTGTTTCCCTTGCATTGCTCGCATCCTGCGATGATTTTACCAAGCCCCATGAAGCGGCATTCACTGCCAACGGCACTGGCTATACCTGTGGCGAAGATGATGTATCTGCCAGTTATTACAACACCACCGAAAATCATTTGCAAGTGGTTGCTTATGCGAATGGGTCTGAAAAACATTCGCTGGCCATTGTAGTGGATCTGGATAGGGTTAAGGAAGTGGTGGCCTTAGACTCGGCACAGGAAGGATGCTATTTCCTTTGGGCCAATTCGTCTATTTACTACACGGTGGTGTCTGGTCAATGGGAAATAACCGAATATGAAGAAGGCAATCCTGCTTCGCGCCACACGGAAGGGAATTTTGAATTTATTGCAGTTAACCCATACGATAGTGCAGATACGGTGCGAGTAACCAATGGGTCATTCTACGTCAACAATTACTAGTTGGGCCACTACGATCTTTAACTGCTGAAATACGTTCTTAGGCCAGACCTTCAAGGAAAAACCTTGAACTGTCACAGTTTATTGAATAGACTCCATTACTGCGGTCAGATCAACCTTCTCCAATGGGTGAGGCTGACCTTCCAACTCCACGTAGCGTGCATTGGGAATATGCTTCTGTGCCCAAAGCGTTTCATCTTTCGAAACCATGGCATCTTCGCTGCCGCGCAATAGAAGCACTGGGCATTTTACGGCAGCAAGCAGCTCGGCTGTCAGCGTTGGTGAGTTACCTAAGGCAAGCATCATGTCGGCAGTTCTGAACATAACGTCCTTCCAATGATCTCCATGCCGTTGTTGAAGCAAGGCAGCAAAGGCTGGCACCTTCTCCTCCACCTTATCTGGGTTCAACATCCGAATCTCTTGCTGTGCTCCTTCTGGCGTCCAATCGAATTTGGTGGCGAGTGTGGTTACGCTTTTCACCATTTCAGGGTGTTTGGCAGCCAGATATAAGGCCACGTAACCGCCCATGCTGTAACCGAACAGATGGACAGGCTTAGTCAACGATTCAAGCACATTTTCTGCCATGGCTTCTATCGAATACGGTTCACCGTTGGAGGACTTCGCTCCGTGGCCAGGAAGGTCGAGGCACGCGGCATCGGCTTCAATAAAATCGGCAAGTGGCTGCATCTGCTTAGCTGAACCAAGTGCACCGTGCAGAAAAATTGTTCGAAAAGACATGCGACAAAGAATGGGAAAAAGTTTCTCTCCCAAAAGCTGAGGTTTACTTTGGTGCTATGGCCTTGGCCAAGTTGCAAGGACTGCCATCTTCTCCATTCCCTCTAGCAAGCAACCCTACAAGGTTTCTAAAAACCGAGTAGGGCTATGGAGTCGCTACAGTATGCTCTTCAATCAATGGCAGATCAGGTTCTTACCACAGATGCTTTTCCGATTGGTAAGCAGACCACCGTTCATTACCAGCTGCACATCGCTGAAATTGAGCGTCACATTTCCGTTGGCATCAGCCGTTGCCTCTACGGTTCCGCTGTCGCTATCGCTGAACCAGCTGCTTTGGTCATCCTCTGTTTCTTCGTAAAAGTTCATTCTGAAGGTTGCCAATCCGGCAGGTGCTGCCGTACTTGCTATTTGCCACATGCCATTATCGAGCTGATACGTGGTGGTCTGCCCCGCTGGAGGAACACTGCTAAGCGTAACGTTGATGGCCGGAATGATGAGCGTACTACCTGAACCATAGATCACATCGCGCAGATGGGTGAACCACACCGCTCCGTTTATAGGGGTTTGACCGCAATTGTAAGCGCCTGCCTCATGCCAAGGAAAAGCCTTTCCATCAATGATGATGAGGTCATCCGTCAGATCGGCACAGGTAAGTGAGCCTACATCAGTCTTGTCTTTAACACATCCTTGCAAAATGGCAGCAACGGCCACAAGCAGCACAATTGAGAACTTGGTATTCATTTTTAATAAGATAAGTGAAGTTGTTAGACCAAGCGTCAGTGTGGTGCAGCGTTAAGCGAAATTGTTTCGTTTACCATCCTCCTTGCCCGTTGATCCTTCGGTAAAGGTGATCAATACGTATTCATCTTCTACTACGTAGAAACACTGATTTCTTCAACATTTACGGTCCTTGACCACAGCACGTGTACCTTAACGCTAGCAGCTACGGTCGTTTCTCAGATACCGTTTGACAAAGGGGCACTACGCCAGCAATAGCAAGCAAATTCCAGCATAGCAATTGGTCCATGGATTACGGTTTTCGGTATTGCTAGTGCCACTTTTGGTTTTCCAATTATCATATTCGGTATTTCTACATCCACTATTGGTATTTCTAGAGCCTTCCTTGGTTATTCTACAGAGGCTCTTGGTATTGCTAGAACCACTCTCGGTATTTCTAGAGCCACTATCGGTATTTAAATAATGAGTATAGAAATACCAACCATCATGCTTGGAATACGAATTGCCGTTCCCGAAATACCAATTATCAGTTCTGAAAGAACAACGGTCGCTTCCGAAATAGCTTCTGTGGCTTTCCGATGTACGATTGTCCTTAAAGAGGGTTCTTAGCTTAATCCTTCACACAGCGACAGCTGATGCCCGAGTTCTTGTCTGTATTCCAATTCCAAACATTGTCTTCTCCGAGGTTATACATGAGAAAGATACCGCCATCGGTGGCGCTCATGGGCACGCTCGACCAGAAAGCCGCTTCGTCATGCGCAAAATTGAAGTCGTAGCGAGAGCCTCCATTAGGGGCATTGAAACCACTGCTACCAGTGGCATTGCCTAAAGTCCATCCTGTGGCAGACTTCAGTGCAGGTGCTGCTACATTGATACCTCCCAAAGCATCCATCAGGTCGGTCCATTCGGCATCGTTCGGCAAGT harbors:
- a CDS encoding alpha/beta fold hydrolase gives rise to the protein MSFRTIFLHGALGSAKQMQPLADFIEADAACLDLPGHGAKSSNGEPYSIEAMAENVLESLTKPVHLFGYSMGGYVALYLAAKHPEMVKSVTTLATKFDWTPEGAQQEIRMLNPDKVEEKVPAFAALLQQRHGDHWKDVMFRTADMMLALGNSPTLTAELLAAVKCPVLLLRGSEDAMVSKDETLWAQKHIPNARYVELEGQPHPLEKVDLTAVMESIQ